In one Echinicola marina genomic region, the following are encoded:
- a CDS encoding ATP-binding response regulator codes for MAKYILMEVFKAVFFVILSGVLIYFLVDRALERERNLWRSYFSMFRYSPIYKWLVRKDGQTVYAVNLIAEQYFKSEQNGKNSLKFNEVLPLTDEENIQIFREDNCLIQDVKVRDNKGVLRELDLYTMSLRMDDLELIVITAVDNTDLRKTLKEKTQLNADLRKQNEQLKKYSFINSHNLRRPLSNILGIINLIDSNEKKSGDVIGLLRQSSEQLDIEVRKMNDILNGEKLTIEMSDKIKRDQVKSVLIIDDDKVQHMINKRILLKYNPDLDLYFFDNPVEALEWIKHNSVDQLLLDINMPEMKGWEFLDHLVELGIYVDVKMLSSSIDPRDEEKCKQYDMISGFLTKPLKKEALNDIL; via the coding sequence GTGGCCAAGTATATTTTGATGGAAGTGTTCAAGGCAGTCTTCTTTGTGATTCTTTCAGGCGTCTTGATTTATTTTCTTGTGGACCGTGCATTGGAAAGGGAGCGTAATCTATGGCGTAGTTATTTTTCCATGTTCAGGTATAGTCCAATCTATAAATGGTTGGTCCGTAAAGATGGGCAGACGGTTTATGCGGTAAACCTTATTGCGGAGCAATATTTTAAATCGGAACAAAATGGTAAAAATAGCCTGAAATTCAATGAGGTCCTTCCTTTAACAGATGAAGAAAATATTCAAATTTTCAGGGAGGATAATTGCCTGATTCAGGATGTGAAAGTAAGGGATAATAAAGGCGTCTTGAGGGAACTTGATCTTTATACAATGTCGCTTAGGATGGATGATTTGGAGCTAATCGTTATCACTGCTGTGGATAATACAGATTTGAGAAAAACATTGAAAGAAAAGACCCAGCTCAATGCGGATCTGAGGAAACAAAACGAGCAATTGAAGAAGTATTCATTTATAAATTCCCATAACTTAAGAAGACCGCTTTCGAATATACTTGGGATCATTAATCTGATTGATTCGAATGAAAAGAAATCAGGAGATGTAATAGGGCTTCTTAGACAATCTTCGGAGCAATTGGATATTGAAGTAAGAAAGATGAATGATATTTTAAACGGAGAGAAGTTAACGATAGAAATGTCAGATAAAATTAAAAGAGATCAAGTTAAATCCGTCCTTATAATAGATGATGATAAGGTGCAGCACATGATCAATAAGCGTATTCTCCTAAAGTATAATCCTGATTTGGATTTGTACTTTTTTGATAATCCAGTTGAAGCATTAGAATGGATCAAACATAATTCTGTGGACCAGCTTTTGTTGGATATCAATATGCCAGAAATGAAGGGCTGGGAATTTTTGGACCATTTAGTTGAATTAGGGATATATGTGGATGTTAAAATGCTTTCCTCTTCTATAGACCCTAGAGATGAAGAAAAATGTAAACAATATGATATGATAAGTGGTTTTTTGACGAAACCTTTAAAGAAAGAGGCTTTGAATGATATACTATAA
- a CDS encoding PD-(D/E)XK nuclease family protein, protein MQGFLKDTAEDLLVKYPDLKEVTVILPNRRAGLFFTKYLGQLISQPMWMPAVRTIEDLFYDLAGQRPTDQLSLIFELYKIYKELQPDPEPFDRFYYWGEMILKDFNDIDQFLVDHRKLYSLLSDIKSIESDLSFLTNSQVELIKQFWKSFEREGRGHQDKFLRFWQLLTSLYDRFQEELNVLGYAYSGKLYRKVAEQLDKLERPSKQFVFVGFNAFTGTEEKLVKHFTAKFGAKIYWDLDAYYTKSPQQEAGLFFRDYQKDKILGPTFPKELPENISTKPAKIKVYVTPLKVNQANLIGTILDEVLPGEHLEETVVILPEEQLLFPVMHQLPSHIDRVNVTMGYPVRNAPVYAFLESLLDLQRYVKVENSKVYFYHQVVKDLLSSTYLKIGNEVFVKQFLERIQKQNQIYISQEDLAAGGAFYALVFQRLVPEQLFDYLESLMISLANQLKEDTLQGSYLYQCHKQLVRLKEIFQSQTEIDFNLEFFIRLFRQIFKEVRLPFEGEPLAGLQVMGVLESRNLDFKRVIIANMNEGSFPPSSALNSLVPFNLRRAFGLPVQEQNDAIYAYTFYRLLHRAEEVHMVYATAADQGKVGEKSRYIQQMMAEMPIEIEEEVVFVPVDLQQPKEISIAKTPAISALLEKYVVQEDGKSLTAFSPSAFSVWLDCKLKFYFQYLANIKEKEKVEEEVSASVFGNLAHYSLEFLYKGFMERKQRRVVEKGDFDQLSKYIFPSIEKAIRDFYHLEVGADTKLTGQMAIVRDVLQKYITALLDLDKAGAPFELVSLEKDVRYQAEVPVEVSGRKYEIAIRGIIDRVDKQDGVVRLIDYKSGKDQKDFPSVTSLFDRDDPKRNKAAMQTLIYGMLYQEKFPENSLPLKPAIYNLKEIFSNDFNPYLQLKEGRGKVEEIDDYRNYQEEFEQGLKGLLQEIFDDEVPFGQTEDWEKCKYCPYNKICGR, encoded by the coding sequence ATGCAGGGATTTCTAAAAGATACCGCTGAGGACTTGCTGGTCAAATATCCAGATCTAAAGGAAGTGACAGTTATTCTTCCCAACAGAAGAGCAGGTTTGTTTTTTACCAAATATCTGGGGCAACTCATTAGTCAACCGATGTGGATGCCTGCTGTACGAACGATAGAAGACTTATTTTATGATTTGGCCGGGCAAAGACCCACCGATCAGCTGAGCTTGATTTTTGAGCTATATAAAATATACAAGGAGCTACAGCCCGATCCAGAGCCATTTGATAGGTTTTATTATTGGGGGGAAATGATCCTAAAGGATTTTAATGATATCGACCAGTTCTTGGTGGACCACAGAAAGCTTTACAGTCTACTTTCAGACATAAAATCAATAGAATCAGATTTAAGTTTTTTGACTAATAGTCAGGTCGAGTTAATTAAGCAGTTTTGGAAATCTTTTGAAAGAGAAGGGAGGGGACATCAGGATAAATTTCTGCGGTTTTGGCAGCTTTTGACCAGTCTGTATGATAGGTTTCAAGAGGAATTGAATGTTTTGGGATATGCTTATTCCGGCAAATTGTACAGAAAGGTGGCAGAACAGTTGGACAAACTCGAACGGCCATCTAAGCAATTCGTTTTTGTAGGTTTCAATGCCTTTACGGGCACAGAAGAAAAGCTTGTCAAACATTTTACGGCAAAATTTGGTGCGAAAATCTATTGGGATCTGGATGCCTATTATACCAAGAGTCCACAACAAGAGGCAGGTTTATTTTTTAGGGATTACCAAAAAGATAAAATACTTGGGCCAACTTTTCCGAAGGAATTGCCAGAAAATATCAGCACTAAACCAGCTAAGATTAAGGTATATGTTACTCCGCTGAAGGTTAATCAGGCCAATTTGATCGGAACTATCCTTGATGAGGTGCTGCCTGGGGAGCATTTAGAAGAAACGGTTGTGATACTTCCAGAGGAACAGCTTTTGTTTCCGGTAATGCATCAATTGCCATCTCATATAGACCGTGTCAACGTCACAATGGGCTATCCGGTTAGAAATGCACCTGTATATGCCTTTTTAGAGTCATTGCTGGATTTACAGCGCTATGTGAAGGTAGAGAATTCGAAAGTGTATTTTTATCATCAGGTAGTAAAGGATTTGCTTTCCTCTACCTATTTGAAAATTGGGAATGAAGTTTTTGTCAAGCAGTTTTTGGAAAGAATTCAAAAGCAGAATCAAATATATATTAGTCAAGAGGATTTAGCAGCAGGAGGAGCGTTTTATGCACTTGTGTTTCAGCGACTGGTGCCCGAACAACTTTTTGACTACCTGGAGTCCTTGATGATAAGTTTGGCAAATCAGCTTAAGGAAGACACCCTGCAGGGGAGTTATCTCTATCAGTGTCATAAACAATTAGTGAGGCTCAAAGAGATTTTTCAATCCCAGACCGAGATAGACTTTAACTTGGAATTCTTTATCAGGTTATTTAGGCAAATTTTTAAAGAAGTTAGATTGCCCTTTGAAGGAGAGCCCTTGGCAGGTCTACAGGTAATGGGAGTACTGGAGTCCAGAAATCTTGATTTTAAGAGGGTAATCATCGCCAATATGAATGAAGGGAGTTTCCCGCCTTCTTCAGCCCTTAATTCCTTGGTCCCGTTTAATCTACGAAGAGCTTTTGGTTTGCCAGTACAGGAGCAAAATGATGCTATTTATGCTTATACTTTTTACAGGTTGCTTCATAGGGCAGAAGAGGTGCATATGGTGTATGCTACGGCGGCAGATCAAGGAAAAGTAGGAGAAAAAAGTCGTTATATACAGCAAATGATGGCAGAAATGCCCATTGAAATAGAAGAGGAAGTCGTATTTGTGCCCGTAGATCTTCAGCAGCCAAAAGAGATCAGTATTGCGAAGACTCCCGCAATCTCTGCGCTTTTGGAAAAATATGTAGTGCAGGAAGATGGTAAGTCCTTGACAGCCTTTTCTCCTTCTGCGTTCAGTGTTTGGCTGGATTGTAAACTGAAGTTTTATTTTCAGTATTTGGCCAATATCAAGGAAAAGGAAAAAGTAGAGGAAGAGGTCAGTGCATCAGTTTTTGGCAATTTGGCACATTATAGCCTGGAATTTTTGTATAAAGGATTTATGGAGAGGAAGCAAAGAAGGGTGGTTGAAAAGGGTGACTTCGACCAACTGTCTAAGTATATCTTTCCTTCCATAGAAAAGGCCATTCGTGATTTTTATCATCTTGAAGTAGGGGCCGATACCAAATTGACTGGGCAAATGGCCATTGTGAGGGATGTTTTGCAGAAATATATCACAGCCCTATTGGATTTGGATAAAGCTGGAGCACCGTTTGAACTGGTAAGCTTGGAAAAGGATGTGCGCTATCAAGCAGAAGTGCCAGTAGAGGTAAGCGGCCGCAAGTATGAAATTGCCATTAGAGGGATTATTGATAGGGTAGATAAGCAGGACGGGGTAGTACGTTTGATAGACTATAAATCTGGAAAAGACCAGAAAGATTTTCCTTCTGTGACGTCCTTATTCGATAGGGATGATCCTAAGCGCAATAAAGCGGCCATGCAAACATTGATATATGGAATGCTATATCAAGAAAAATTTCCAGAAAACAGCCTTCCACTCAAGCCAGCTATTTATAATCTTAAGGAGATATTTAGCAATGATTTTAATCCTTACTTGCAGTTAAAAGAGGGTAGGGGGAAGGTTGAAGAAATAGATGATTACAGGAATTACCAAGAAGAATTTGAACAAGGTCTTAAAGGTTTGCTTCAGGAGATTTTTGATGATGAGGTTCCGTTTGGACAGACAGAGGATTGGGAAAAATGTAAATATTGTCCTTATAATAAAATCTGTGGAAGGTGA
- the istA gene encoding IS21 family transposase: protein MAGKTITMSNLKQIIRHRDNGMALQTISKTLGIARNTVKKYLQLIDSKGFSYGELLSMNDEELDALLSDPDHVSGERYQELISFFPYMEPELKRTGVNRWVLWGEYRQKHPDGYSYSQFCESFRQWRTGLSASMRIEHVPGDKFYIDFTGDRLSIVDPVTGELTDLEVYVATLGASQYSYVEAIPSQRKEDFIAATENALHYLGGVPRALVPDNLKSAVTKADKYEPAINPDFLDFANHYGCVVFPARSRKPQDKALVEKTVSIVYSRIYAPLRNKVYHDINTLNADIRHYLNIHNNTPFQKRPETRKELFDREEKGTLAPLPAERYELKQFKYATVTKTSHISLNPENHYYSIPYRYIGKKVKVVYSASYVSVFYDGERIAFHKRSLKERGYTTVQDHMPSAHRFVSDWNPEFFLNWAKGIHPEVRHYLQVILDSYPYPEQAYKSCLGILGYDKKAGRERLINAVIRAKHYNTYNYSVITRILNSGMDSIPLDTENKSDKSVDHENIRGAESFR from the coding sequence ATGGCAGGAAAAACGATAACCATGAGTAATCTCAAACAGATAATTCGCCACCGTGACAACGGAATGGCACTGCAGACCATCTCCAAAACCTTGGGAATTGCCCGGAACACGGTCAAGAAGTACCTTCAGCTGATTGATTCCAAAGGTTTTTCTTACGGAGAGCTTTTGTCCATGAATGACGAAGAGCTTGATGCCCTACTTTCTGATCCGGACCATGTTTCAGGGGAGCGGTACCAGGAGCTTATATCTTTTTTTCCCTATATGGAACCGGAGCTTAAACGGACCGGTGTGAACCGTTGGGTCCTGTGGGGAGAATACAGACAAAAACATCCTGACGGATACAGTTACTCACAGTTCTGTGAAAGCTTCAGGCAGTGGCGTACCGGTCTATCTGCCAGTATGAGAATTGAACATGTTCCGGGAGATAAATTCTATATAGACTTTACGGGTGATAGGCTGTCCATAGTAGATCCTGTAACAGGTGAACTCACTGATCTGGAAGTGTATGTTGCCACACTCGGAGCCAGTCAATACAGCTATGTAGAAGCCATTCCCTCCCAAAGAAAAGAAGACTTCATAGCAGCCACTGAAAATGCTTTACATTACCTGGGCGGTGTTCCCAGGGCCCTGGTGCCCGACAACCTCAAAAGCGCGGTCACCAAAGCCGACAAGTATGAACCGGCCATCAACCCCGATTTCCTGGACTTTGCCAACCATTACGGCTGTGTGGTCTTTCCGGCAAGGAGCAGGAAGCCGCAGGACAAGGCCTTGGTGGAAAAGACCGTCAGCATTGTCTACAGCAGGATATACGCCCCGCTCAGAAACAAAGTTTACCATGACATCAATACACTGAATGCGGATATACGGCACTACCTCAATATCCATAACAATACCCCTTTCCAGAAAAGACCGGAAACAAGGAAGGAGCTTTTCGACAGGGAAGAAAAGGGAACCCTGGCCCCCCTGCCTGCCGAAAGATATGAACTCAAACAGTTCAAGTATGCCACCGTCACTAAAACCTCCCACATATCCCTGAACCCTGAAAACCATTATTATTCTATTCCCTACAGGTATATCGGCAAAAAAGTCAAGGTTGTGTACTCAGCCAGTTACGTTTCTGTTTTCTACGATGGGGAAAGGATCGCTTTTCATAAAAGAAGCCTTAAGGAGCGCGGATACACTACGGTCCAGGACCATATGCCTTCAGCCCACAGGTTTGTAAGTGACTGGAACCCTGAATTCTTCCTGAACTGGGCAAAAGGGATACATCCTGAAGTCCGGCATTATTTACAGGTTATCCTCGACAGTTACCCGTATCCGGAACAGGCCTATAAAAGCTGTCTGGGGATTTTGGGATATGATAAAAAGGCAGGCAGGGAAAGGCTCATAAACGCAGTAATACGTGCCAAACACTACAACACTTATAATTATTCGGTCATCACCAGAATACTCAACAGCGGGATGGATTCAATCCCTTTAGATACTGAAAACAAGTCCGATAAATCAGTTGACCACGAAAACATAAGGGGAGCGGAAAGCTTCAGGTAA
- a CDS encoding MlaE family ABC transporter permease — protein MLLALTDAFAFVKRFFVEVWLPPYEFKEVIRQCYKIGYNSLALISLTGFIVGIVFTNQSRPSLSEFGATSWLPALISIAIVRAMGPLVTALIAAGKVGSSIGAEIGSMKVTEQIDAMEVSATNPFKFLVVTRVLASTFMIPILVMYTDFVALMGAFLSVHSKEMVSIDTFFVQVFEAISFLDIFSSIIKSLVFGFTIGIVGCYKGYHSSKGTEGVGKAANAAVVLAMFLIFIEELLALQIVNFLRMS, from the coding sequence ATGCTGCTGGCGCTGACGGATGCCTTTGCTTTTGTCAAAAGGTTCTTTGTGGAGGTTTGGTTGCCTCCATATGAATTTAAAGAAGTAATCCGACAATGCTATAAGATAGGCTATAATTCTTTGGCCTTGATTTCCCTTACAGGTTTTATCGTTGGGATAGTATTTACCAATCAATCTAGGCCCTCACTATCGGAGTTTGGCGCCACATCCTGGTTGCCAGCATTGATTTCCATTGCCATTGTAAGGGCCATGGGGCCTTTAGTGACGGCGCTGATAGCAGCGGGGAAAGTGGGATCAAGTATTGGTGCGGAGATTGGTTCCATGAAAGTTACTGAGCAGATAGATGCAATGGAGGTATCTGCAACCAATCCTTTTAAGTTTTTGGTGGTGACTCGAGTGTTGGCTTCCACCTTTATGATTCCGATTTTGGTGATGTACACTGATTTTGTTGCGCTGATGGGTGCATTTTTATCCGTACACAGTAAAGAAATGGTGAGTATAGACACTTTCTTTGTTCAGGTATTTGAGGCGATTTCCTTTTTGGATATCTTCTCTTCTATCATAAAGTCCCTGGTTTTTGGTTTTACCATCGGGATTGTGGGCTGTTATAAAGGTTATCATTCTTCCAAAGGTACAGAAGGGGTAGGAAAGGCAGCCAATGCAGCGGTGGTTTTGGCCATGTTCTTGATCTTCATAGAGGAATTGTTGGCATTACAGATCGTGAACTTTTTGAGAATGTCATAA
- a CDS encoding ABC transporter ATP-binding protein produces MREKVVEVRGLKKSFGDLDVLMGVDLDLYKGENVVVLGKSGTGKSVLIKIMVGLLTQDEGSMNVLGDEVSNLTAKQLNDLRLKIGFSFQASALYDSMTVRENLEFPLVRNVKGLSRGEKNKMVEEVLDAVGLLQTINQMPSELSGGQRKRIGIARTLILKPEIMLYDEPTAGLDPITCSDINNLINEVRENFNTSSIIITHDLTCAKDTGDRVAVLLDGVFGAEGKFEEVFNNPQDQRVKSFYDYNFIV; encoded by the coding sequence ATGAGAGAAAAAGTAGTAGAGGTAAGAGGATTAAAGAAGTCATTCGGTGATTTGGATGTACTGATGGGGGTGGACCTTGATTTGTACAAAGGGGAGAACGTGGTTGTTTTAGGAAAATCAGGTACGGGTAAATCTGTTTTGATCAAGATAATGGTTGGGCTACTTACTCAAGATGAAGGTAGCATGAATGTTTTGGGAGATGAGGTGTCTAACCTAACTGCAAAGCAATTGAATGACCTAAGGTTAAAAATTGGTTTTTCCTTCCAAGCGAGTGCCTTGTACGATAGCATGACCGTAAGGGAGAATCTTGAATTTCCTTTGGTAAGGAATGTAAAGGGGCTGAGCAGAGGAGAAAAGAATAAGATGGTTGAAGAAGTGCTGGATGCCGTAGGACTTTTACAAACCATCAACCAAATGCCCTCTGAACTTTCTGGTGGGCAGAGAAAGAGAATTGGTATAGCAAGGACCTTGATATTGAAGCCAGAAATCATGCTTTATGATGAGCCTACTGCTGGCTTGGATCCAATTACTTGTAGTGATATCAATAACTTGATAAATGAGGTGAGGGAAAATTTCAATACTTCCTCTATCATCATTACCCATGATTTGACCTGTGCAAAGGATACAGGAGACCGGGTGGCAGTATTATTGGACGGCGTGTTTGGCGCTGAAGGAAAATTTGAGGAGGTTTTCAATAACCCTCAAGATCAAAGAGTGAAATCATTTTATGACTATAATTTCATTGTGTAA
- a CDS encoding YciI family protein, with protein sequence MKKLIAVFPLILLLNLTGYGQEKYDAELAEKYKADDYGMKKYVMAFLKKGPNVANYSEEERNNIQQGHMAHIGKMAEVKKLVLAGPFFGDGELRGIFLFDVDNLEEAEKLTSEDPAVKAGVLTMELLEWYGSAAAMAIPEIHEKIQKTAF encoded by the coding sequence ATGAAAAAATTAATAGCAGTATTCCCCCTTATACTATTGTTAAATCTGACCGGATATGGACAAGAAAAATACGATGCAGAACTTGCTGAAAAATACAAAGCCGATGATTATGGAATGAAAAAATATGTCATGGCATTCTTGAAAAAGGGACCAAATGTAGCGAACTATTCTGAGGAAGAAAGAAACAATATTCAGCAAGGACATATGGCACATATTGGAAAAATGGCCGAAGTAAAAAAACTAGTTTTGGCAGGTCCTTTTTTTGGAGATGGTGAACTAAGGGGCATCTTTCTTTTTGATGTAGATAATCTGGAAGAAGCAGAAAAACTGACCAGTGAAGATCCCGCTGTAAAAGCTGGAGTTTTGACCATGGAATTACTAGAATGGTACGGATCTGCAGCTGCGATGGCTATTCCTGAAATTCATGAAAAAATTCAAAAAACGGCATTCTAA
- the istB gene encoding IS21-like element helper ATPase IstB has product MTQSIALNQMSKMKFHGMMEAYKTILDSNKHHDLNPEELINHLLQAEWEERENRKINRLYKTAKFRYSATVEELEFSPNRGLDKMQVLRLADMSFIKRKENILITGATGAGKSYIASALGNQACMQGVRTQYYNTTKLFPKLKMLKADGSYIKEIARIEKQDLLILDDFGIQQLDEMARMALLEIIEDRHGRASTIVVSQLPVTKWFETIGDSTIADAVLDRLVHTAHRIELKGESMRKKQ; this is encoded by the coding sequence ATGACACAGAGCATCGCATTGAACCAGATGTCCAAAATGAAGTTTCACGGAATGATGGAAGCATACAAAACCATTCTGGACAGCAACAAACATCATGATCTCAATCCCGAAGAGCTTATAAACCATCTCTTGCAGGCAGAATGGGAAGAAAGAGAGAACAGGAAAATCAACAGACTGTACAAAACGGCAAAGTTCAGGTACAGTGCCACTGTTGAAGAGCTTGAGTTCTCTCCAAACCGGGGGCTGGATAAAATGCAGGTCCTCAGACTTGCTGATATGTCCTTTATTAAACGAAAAGAAAACATACTGATCACAGGAGCAACAGGGGCCGGCAAAAGCTACATTGCTTCGGCCCTGGGAAACCAAGCCTGTATGCAAGGGGTCAGAACCCAATATTATAATACCACCAAGCTGTTCCCGAAACTCAAAATGCTGAAAGCTGACGGCTCATATATCAAAGAGATAGCGAGAATAGAAAAACAGGATTTATTGATCCTGGATGACTTCGGCATTCAGCAACTGGATGAAATGGCAAGAATGGCCCTGCTTGAAATCATAGAAGACCGCCATGGAAGGGCTTCAACAATAGTGGTATCACAACTTCCGGTTACAAAATGGTTCGAAACCATAGGTGACAGTACCATAGCCGACGCTGTTCTCGACAGACTGGTGCACACCGCACACAGAATCGAGCTAAAAGGAGAATCAATGAGAAAAAAACAATAA
- a CDS encoding MlaD family protein translates to MRNDNKKSVIVGIFVLIGIIIMVTGILTLGAQQKVFVKSYKLKAVFDDVEGLQTGNNIWFSGVKIGTVSKIRFYGDSQVEIEMNVDANTQDFIRKDSKATISSDGLIGNKIIVIYGGTTQAPAIEDGDRLEAIMPLDTDSMMETLQENNENLVSITNDLKVLTGKIAKGEGIVGAVLTDSLLAENFRQMMANLEQTAVNSNQLTADLKEFSSSLEKEGTLMYELANDTSIFASLKSSASKLEKTTDEASLAASNINQATGKLNSTDNALGMLLNDEEFAAYIKESLANAEVTTELLNENLEALKYAWIMRKAHKRKEKAEAKEAEAAAQE, encoded by the coding sequence ATGAGAAATGATAATAAAAAATCAGTTATTGTTGGGATCTTCGTATTGATTGGGATCATTATTATGGTAACTGGAATATTGACCTTGGGTGCCCAGCAAAAGGTTTTTGTAAAAAGTTACAAACTGAAGGCCGTTTTTGATGATGTCGAAGGTTTGCAGACTGGGAATAATATTTGGTTTTCTGGGGTGAAAATCGGTACCGTGTCGAAAATTAGATTCTATGGAGATTCCCAAGTGGAAATCGAAATGAATGTGGATGCCAATACCCAGGACTTTATCCGAAAGGATTCCAAGGCTACCATTAGTTCAGATGGTTTGATCGGTAATAAAATCATTGTCATTTATGGAGGAACTACCCAGGCGCCAGCAATTGAAGATGGGGACCGGCTAGAGGCAATAATGCCTTTGGATACGGATAGTATGATGGAAACCCTTCAAGAAAATAATGAAAACTTAGTCTCTATAACGAATGACTTAAAAGTGCTTACAGGAAAGATCGCTAAAGGAGAAGGCATAGTAGGAGCAGTCTTGACAGATAGTTTATTGGCTGAGAACTTCAGACAAATGATGGCCAACTTAGAGCAAACTGCCGTAAATAGTAACCAACTTACTGCAGATCTTAAGGAGTTTTCTTCCAGCTTAGAAAAAGAAGGAACATTAATGTATGAGCTGGCCAATGATACCAGCATCTTTGCCAGCTTGAAAAGCTCGGCCTCCAAATTGGAAAAAACCACCGATGAAGCATCTTTAGCAGCTTCCAACATCAATCAGGCTACCGGCAAGTTAAACTCCACGGACAATGCCCTTGGTATGCTTTTGAACGATGAGGAGTTTGCAGCCTATATAAAAGAAAGCCTCGCCAATGCAGAGGTAACCACAGAATTATTGAATGAAAATCTTGAAGCCTTGAAATATGCTTGGATCATGAGAAAGGCGCATAAAAGAAAAGAAAAAGCTGAGGCCAAAGAAGCTGAAGCTGCAGCCCAAGAATAA